A region of the Muricauda sp. MAR_2010_75 genome:
ATGAAAAAACAAAGAAAACTTGCTAAAATTTTAGGCTTATTGGGCCTATTTATCCTTCTTGTTTCATGTCAACAGAAAAAGGAAAAGTCCCTTGAGGAAATAGTGGAAAATCAAATTCCTATCATGGATTTGGTTGAGCATGGGAAATATATGGTAGATGTTTTGGGCTGCGCTGATTGCCATACACCAAAAAAAATGACCGATAAAGGCCCGGTCTTCGATATGGAAAAATATTTAATGGGCTATGATGCTTCCCAAGATATGCCCCCTGTTCCTGAAAATGTTCCTATTGGACCGTGGGTTCTTTTTAAAGGAGATCTAACAGCTGCCGTGGGACCTTGGGGAACGTCTTACGCGGGAAACTTAACACCACATGGAACAGGAATTGGCAACTGGACATTGGAGCAATTTACCAAGGTATTGCGTGAGGCCAAGTTTAAAGGAATGGATAATACTCGACCAATAATGCCACCAATGCCTACAAACTATGCTAACCTTAAGGATGAGGATATTGAGGCGATTTTTGTCTATCTGAAGTCAATCAAACCTATTGAAAATGTGGTTCCGGGATACCAGCCGCCAACCTCATAGTTGTAGTTTTTCACATAATTAATCAATCAAAAAACAAACGGGGCCAACTGCTCCGTTTTGTATTTATGTACTAAGTTTTTAGAGAACATCATCAGTCAAGACCCACGTCTATTTTAAAAAATAGGTATTTTTGACGTGTGTCCAAGATAGCAAATACCCGACTGATAAAAACCGAAGCCAAGCGCCTCGGTTTTTTGTCTTGTGGTGTTTCTAAAGCAGAGTTTCTTGAGGAAGAAGCACCACGACTTGAAAAGTGGCTCAACCAGAATAGGCATGGGGAGATGCAGTACATGGAAAACCATTTTGACAAACGTTTGGACCCCACAAAGTTGGTGGAAGGTTCAAAATCGGTCATTTCCTTGTTGTTGAATTACTACCCTTCCGAAAAACAAAATCCAGATTCCTACAAGATTTCCAAATATGCCTACGGGATGGATTATCACTTTGTGATAAAGGATAAGCTTAAAAGTTTGTTGCAGTTTATCCAGGAAGAAATTGGGGAGGTGTACGGAAGGGCTTTTGTGGATTCAGCCCCGGTTTTGGACAAAGCTTGGGCCGCTCGAAGTGGACTCGGATGGATGGGAAAACACAGCAACCTTTTGACCCAACAAGTGGGCTCCTTTTACTTTATAGCCGAACTCATTGTGGATTTGGAACTGGAATATGACACCCCGGTCACGGACCACTGTGGTACGTGCACTGCTTGTATTGATGCCTGCCCTACCGAAGCCATTGTTGAGCCATATGTGGTGGATGGCAGCAAGTGCATTTCCTATTTCACCATTGAATTAAAGAATGAGATTCCTTCGGAATTCCACGGAAAGTTTGATGAATGGATGTTCGGTTGCGATGTATGCCAAGATGTATGCCCATGGAACCGATTTTCAAAACCCCATAACGAACCCCTGTTCAATCCAAGTCCAGAATTGTTATCGTTTACCAAAAAGGACTGGGAAGAAATCACAGAGGATGTATTCAAAAAAATATTTAAGGATTCAGCGGTAAAA
Encoded here:
- a CDS encoding c-type cytochrome — protein: MKKQRKLAKILGLLGLFILLVSCQQKKEKSLEEIVENQIPIMDLVEHGKYMVDVLGCADCHTPKKMTDKGPVFDMEKYLMGYDASQDMPPVPENVPIGPWVLFKGDLTAAVGPWGTSYAGNLTPHGTGIGNWTLEQFTKVLREAKFKGMDNTRPIMPPMPTNYANLKDEDIEAIFVYLKSIKPIENVVPGYQPPTS
- the queG gene encoding tRNA epoxyqueuosine(34) reductase QueG, with protein sequence MSKIANTRLIKTEAKRLGFLSCGVSKAEFLEEEAPRLEKWLNQNRHGEMQYMENHFDKRLDPTKLVEGSKSVISLLLNYYPSEKQNPDSYKISKYAYGMDYHFVIKDKLKSLLQFIQEEIGEVYGRAFVDSAPVLDKAWAARSGLGWMGKHSNLLTQQVGSFYFIAELIVDLELEYDTPVTDHCGTCTACIDACPTEAIVEPYVVDGSKCISYFTIELKNEIPSEFHGKFDEWMFGCDVCQDVCPWNRFSKPHNEPLFNPSPELLSFTKKDWEEITEDVFKKIFKDSAVKRTKLSGLKRNIDFIKE